In Miscanthus floridulus cultivar M001 chromosome 5, ASM1932011v1, whole genome shotgun sequence, one genomic interval encodes:
- the LOC136452736 gene encoding small ribosomal subunit protein RACK1z-like: MACAQETLVLAGVMRGHNGVVTAIATPIDNSPLIVSSSRDKSLLVWDLTNPVQAAGDGTTTADYGVPFRRLTGHSHFVQDVVLSSDGQFALSGSWDGELRLWDLATGKTTRRFVGHEKDVLSVAFSVDNRQIVSASRDRTIKLWNTLGECKYTIGGDLGAAEGHTGWVSCVRFSPNTYIPTIVSGSWDRSVKVWNLTNCKLRCTLQGHGGYVNAVAVSPDGSLCASGGKDHVTLLWDLTEGKRLYALDAGDIIHSLCFSPNRYWLCAATEESIKIWDLESKHVVQDLKPEVSAAKDQMLYCTCLSWSADGSTLYAGYTDGTIRIYKISGFGY; the protein is encoded by the exons ATGGCCTGCGCCCAGGAAACCCTGGTGCTCGCCGGCGTGATGCGCGGCCACAATGGCGTGGTGACGGCGATCGCCACGCCCATCGACAACTCCCCGCTCATCGTCTCATCCTCCCGCGACAAGTCGCTGCTGGTCTGGGACCTCACCAACCCCGTCCAGGCCGCCGGGGACGGCACCACCACCGCCGACTACGGCGTCCCGTTCCGCCGCCTTACGGGCCACTCCCACTTCGTCCAGGACGTCGTCCTCAGCTCCGACGGCCAGTTCGCGCTCTCGGGATCCTGGGACGGCGAGCTCCGTCTCTGGGATCTCGCCACGGGCAAAACTACCCGCCGCTTCGTCGGCCACGAGAAGGACGTCCTCTCCGTCGCCTTCTCCGTCGACAACCGCCAGATCGTGTCCGCATCCCGCGATCGCACCATCAAGCTGTGGAACACCCTCGGCGAATGCAAGTACACAATTGGCGGCGACCTCGGCGCCGCCGAGGGCCACACTGGTTGGGTTTCGTGCGTCCGCTTCTCGCCTAATACCTACATCCCGacgattgtctccggctcctggGACCGCAGTGTCAAGGTGTGGAACCTCACCAACTGCAAGCTTCGCTGCACTCTCCAAGGTCACGGCGGCTACGTCAACGCCGTAGCTGTGAGCCCTGACGGCTCTCTGTGCGCCTCCGGAGGGAAAGACCATGTTACCCTGCTTTGGGACCTGACCGAGGGCAAGAGGCTGTACGCGCTGGACGCGGGTGACATCATCCACTCGCTCTGCTTCTCGCCCAACCGCTACTGGCTCTGTGCAGCGACAGAGGAATCCATAAAGATCTGGGATCTTGAATCAAAGCATGTTGTCCAGGATCTCAAGCCTGAGGTATCGGCCGCAAAGGACCAG ATGCTCTACTGCACATGCTTGAGCTGGAGTGCTGATGGAAGCACGCTCTATGCTGGTTACACTGATGGAACCATCCGGATCTATAAGATTTCTGGATTTGGCTACTAG